The candidate division KSB1 bacterium genomic interval GCAGGCTGTTCAGATTTGCAATGACCTCCTTGTACTTGAGCGCCAGGCTTTCCAATACACAGCGCACAAATTGGCCCTTTCCGCTTGGTACAGGTTGATCCGTGCTTCGGCAGTAATCAAGAATCGCTGCGGCCATATCCTTCGGCGCGACAAAACGAGGGTCGTCAGGGTCGATGTGCTGTTGGGCAGGACCGGCTTGTTCGGCAAGCGCGACCAAATCCGCATAGGAAAGGTCCTCTCCCGTTTTTGCCCATCCTGCCTTTAACTGTTGAAGAATCCACAGTCCGGCAACATTTTTCAAGAAACGAATTTTGTTGTGAACGCCGNNNNNNNNNNTCATTGGTAAAATTAAAGTCAAGTGCTG includes:
- a CDS encoding FGGY-family carbohydrate kinase, whose translation is GVHNKIRFLKNVAGLWILQQLKAGWAKTGEDLSYADLVALAEQAGPAQQHIDPDDPRFVAPKDMAAAILDYCRSTDQPVPSGKGQFVRCVLESLALKYKEVIANLNSL